The following are encoded together in the Streptomyces flavofungini genome:
- a CDS encoding RNA polymerase sigma factor — MSTDDSFAAAYREHYWAVSRFVARRLDAGEAHEVEEVVADVFSIAWRRRAELPEAPLPWLYAVARNCLANTVRGLGRRRRLLHRIGLNESAHGHQIVDSPDTERPGSWVHEALARLSPADQEALRLTTWEELGVDELAVALECSPGAAAMRLHRARRRLRAEIDRMQMNVRAGESRD; from the coding sequence ATGAGCACGGACGATTCCTTCGCGGCCGCCTACCGCGAGCACTACTGGGCGGTGAGCCGGTTCGTCGCGCGCAGGCTCGACGCGGGGGAGGCCCACGAGGTCGAGGAGGTCGTGGCGGACGTCTTCTCCATAGCCTGGCGGCGCCGCGCCGAACTCCCCGAGGCACCGCTGCCCTGGCTCTACGCCGTCGCCCGCAACTGCCTGGCCAACACGGTGCGCGGCCTCGGGCGGAGGCGGCGCCTGCTGCACCGCATCGGCCTGAACGAGAGCGCCCACGGCCATCAGATCGTGGACAGCCCGGACACCGAACGCCCCGGCTCCTGGGTGCACGAGGCCCTGGCCCGGCTCTCCCCCGCCGACCAGGAGGCCCTTCGCCTGACCACCTGGGAGGAGTTGGGCGTCGACGAGCTCGCGGTGGCCCTGGAGTGCAGCCCCGGCGCGGCGGCGATGCGGCTGCACCGGGCCCGCCGCAGACTCCGCGCGGAGATCGACCGGATGCAGATGAACGTACGAGCGGGAGAGAGCCGTGACTGA
- a CDS encoding SGNH/GDSL hydrolase family protein, whose protein sequence is MRKVWWVGVLLGALLVAGCGDPGSDGGSDQGAPPAPVPGDPTDGASPTTRGRAEADRDARGERDGRNGPDRRAGTGKKDRPRPTTRPKVLYLGDSLAMENQRVLGTLVRDQLGARYTSAPYSGTTLCDYLEGTGKDSLVPDKHKAATLVRELRPDYVVLQFWGNAWGYTPCMEGITYDKAQGRYFSRYAADARRLTGQITDAAREAGGKRPRVVWVSQGPDPMTPDRVRRVNALYRQQAAASGDLVSDAGKAVSPAAARHTWVEKLPCTAYERAHRAYCTEPESDRTALHRSDDPLHFCLAPTTAKSRPCPVPSPGIRRIGQAVADTLRAQETR, encoded by the coding sequence ATGCGCAAGGTGTGGTGGGTCGGAGTGCTGCTCGGCGCGCTCCTGGTGGCAGGGTGCGGGGACCCGGGCTCCGACGGCGGCAGCGACCAGGGGGCGCCGCCCGCCCCCGTCCCGGGCGACCCCACCGACGGCGCCTCCCCGACCACCCGGGGCCGCGCGGAGGCGGACCGCGACGCCCGCGGCGAGCGGGACGGGCGGAACGGGCCCGACAGGCGCGCCGGCACCGGGAAGAAGGACCGGCCGCGCCCCACCACCCGCCCCAAGGTCCTCTACCTCGGCGACTCCCTCGCCATGGAGAACCAACGCGTCCTCGGCACCCTCGTGCGCGACCAGCTCGGCGCCCGCTACACCAGCGCGCCCTACTCCGGCACGACCCTCTGCGACTACCTGGAGGGAACCGGCAAGGACTCCCTCGTACCGGACAAGCACAAGGCGGCGACGCTCGTGCGCGAACTGCGGCCCGACTATGTGGTGCTGCAGTTCTGGGGCAACGCCTGGGGCTACACGCCCTGCATGGAGGGCATCACCTACGACAAGGCACAGGGCCGGTACTTCTCGCGGTACGCGGCCGACGCGCGCCGTCTCACGGGGCAGATCACCGACGCCGCGCGCGAGGCGGGCGGCAAGCGGCCCCGAGTGGTGTGGGTGTCGCAGGGCCCGGACCCGATGACCCCGGACCGGGTGCGCCGCGTCAACGCGCTCTACCGTCAACAGGCGGCGGCGAGCGGCGACTTGGTCTCGGACGCGGGCAAGGCCGTCAGCCCGGCCGCCGCCCGGCACACCTGGGTGGAGAAGCTGCCCTGCACGGCGTACGAGCGCGCCCACCGCGCGTACTGCACCGAGCCGGAGAGCGACCGCACCGCCCTGCACCGCTCCGACGACCCGCTGCACTTCTGCCTGGCCCCGACGACCGCCAAGTCCCGTCCGTGTCCTGTGCCTTCACCGGGCATCCGGCGCATCGGGCAGGCGGTCGCGGACACGCTGCGGGCGCAGGAGACCCGCTGA
- a CDS encoding putative quinol monooxygenase, with protein sequence MIFITVKFTVRPERSETWLDLVDDFTRATREEPGNLFFEWSRSVDNPHQFVLVEAFRDGEAGAAHVESAHFKAAMDTMSYAIAEIPQIVSTDIPGMDGWGRMGEVAPREA encoded by the coding sequence ATGATCTTCATCACCGTAAAGTTCACCGTCCGCCCCGAGCGGAGCGAGACGTGGCTCGACCTCGTCGACGACTTCACGCGGGCCACCCGCGAGGAGCCGGGCAACCTGTTCTTCGAGTGGTCGCGCAGCGTCGACAACCCGCACCAGTTCGTCCTCGTCGAGGCGTTCCGCGACGGCGAGGCGGGCGCTGCGCACGTGGAGTCCGCGCACTTCAAGGCCGCGATGGACACCATGTCGTACGCCATCGCCGAGATCCCCCAGATCGTCAGCACCGACATCCCCGGCATGGACGGGTGGGGGCGGATGGGCGAGGTCGCGCCGCGCGAGGCCTGA
- a CDS encoding PH domain-containing protein produces MALFGNAHTVDPASAQQEYARLMGHGEQVYAAYRLIRDTILLTDRRMIFVDKQGMTGKKVEYHSVPYRSITHFSVETAGHFDLDAELKIWISSNPVPIEKTFTKGVDIYEVQAILTQFVAR; encoded by the coding sequence TCGACCCGGCGTCGGCTCAGCAGGAGTACGCCCGGCTGATGGGCCACGGCGAGCAGGTGTACGCCGCCTACCGGCTGATCCGCGACACCATCCTGCTCACCGACCGCCGCATGATCTTCGTCGACAAGCAGGGCATGACCGGCAAGAAGGTCGAGTACCACTCGGTGCCCTACCGCAGCATCACGCACTTCTCGGTCGAGACCGCGGGCCACTTCGACCTGGACGCGGAGCTGAAGATATGGATCTCCAGCAACCCCGTGCCGATCGAGAAGACCTTCACCAAGGGCGTCGACATCTACGAGGTGCAGGCGATACTCACCCAGTTCGTGGCCAGGTAG
- a CDS encoding nuclear transport factor 2 family protein has translation MAAQDVHETAVARYFEAWNSADPASLTKAVAAAWTEDGTYTDPLADVSGHARVAAVIAGAREQFPGFSFRHTGEVDGHHGIARFTWELVSDADGSAPVAGFDVIVLAEDGRIRAVHGFLDRVPAA, from the coding sequence ATGGCCGCACAGGACGTTCACGAGACCGCCGTCGCCCGCTACTTCGAGGCCTGGAACAGCGCCGACCCCGCGAGCCTGACCAAGGCCGTGGCCGCCGCGTGGACCGAGGACGGCACGTACACCGACCCGCTGGCCGACGTCTCGGGGCACGCGAGGGTCGCCGCGGTGATCGCCGGGGCCCGGGAGCAGTTCCCCGGCTTCTCGTTCCGCCACACCGGTGAGGTCGACGGCCACCACGGCATCGCCCGCTTCACCTGGGAGCTGGTGTCGGACGCGGACGGCTCGGCGCCGGTGGCCGGGTTCGACGTGATCGTCCTGGCGGAGGACGGCCGGATCCGGGCGGTGCACGGGTTCCTGGACCGGGTGCCGGCCGCCTGA
- a CDS encoding CU044_5270 family protein, with translation MTDHLDDRRDAHDADLDLLRAANPVSATTGPWRDRPLNAVAERGLNQLLHRTRARRARRRVVLWAEAAAVAFAAVLALTVPDLAAAPATAAVPGALHPRDSAALTLDRVADRAEAAARDGGPRLRRGAHVQTWSIALDEGPDAERPVTLPEEREVRWQPDGSRTERVKADGKVISERIHPPSRSDAPPRSRPPHTAAALRDYLTEVHEPGFPRRTTPASTREVLDALPSLLDTWTLGARESAALARLLADSGGLRPAGTVTDRLGRSGQAYVLDSRDEHLRHMLILDPDTGEPLGLEVMFTKDRPRFAVEAGDVMSYSAWRR, from the coding sequence GTGACTGACCACCTGGACGACCGGCGCGACGCCCACGACGCCGACCTCGACCTCCTGCGCGCCGCCAACCCCGTCTCCGCCACCACCGGGCCCTGGCGCGACCGCCCCCTGAACGCCGTCGCCGAGCGCGGCCTCAACCAGCTCCTGCACCGCACCCGGGCCCGCCGCGCCCGCCGCCGCGTCGTGCTGTGGGCCGAGGCCGCCGCCGTCGCCTTCGCCGCCGTGCTCGCGCTCACCGTGCCCGACCTGGCCGCCGCGCCCGCCACCGCCGCCGTGCCCGGCGCCCTGCACCCGCGCGACAGCGCCGCCCTGACGCTCGACCGCGTCGCCGACCGCGCCGAGGCCGCCGCCCGCGACGGCGGACCCCGGCTGCGCAGGGGCGCCCACGTGCAGACCTGGAGCATCGCCCTGGACGAGGGCCCGGACGCCGAGCGCCCCGTCACGCTGCCCGAGGAGCGGGAGGTGCGCTGGCAGCCGGACGGCAGCCGCACCGAGCGCGTCAAGGCCGACGGCAAGGTGATCAGCGAGCGCATCCACCCGCCGAGCCGGTCCGACGCCCCGCCCCGCTCCCGCCCGCCGCACACCGCCGCCGCCCTGCGCGACTACCTCACCGAGGTCCACGAGCCCGGCTTCCCGCGCCGCACCACGCCCGCGAGCACCCGCGAGGTCCTCGACGCGCTGCCCTCGCTGCTCGACACCTGGACGCTCGGCGCCCGCGAGAGCGCCGCCCTGGCCAGGCTCCTCGCCGACAGCGGCGGCCTGCGGCCCGCGGGCACGGTCACCGACCGGCTCGGCCGCTCCGGCCAGGCCTACGTCCTCGACTCCCGCGACGAGCACCTGCGCCACATGCTGATCCTCGACCCCGACACGGGCGAACCGCTCGGCCTGGAGGTGATGTTCACCAAGGACCGGCCGAGGTTCGCGGTCGAGGCCGGGGACGTCATGTCCTACAGCGCCTGGCGCCGCTAG